From Amycolatopsis sp. cg9, one genomic window encodes:
- a CDS encoding alpha/beta fold hydrolase has translation MTVVLVHGLEGSRQDWTAVSELLAPHFRLVAPELPWHAGNDYTWRAGGTPGQWLERALSAVPGPISAVVGHSFGANATLELLSTGRAFERVALLAPLYQPAGLPVDDALRHETREALASAVRTGLRLKLRTRSLRPDLLGDMQRKLVDHVLPRAFPSFFEYLCATRELDLSGVDTRTLVLAGTTDVSLPPAGARALGEAMPAARIRLRAHYTHFCHQEQATEVAAELAEFLRVPVGRE, from the coding sequence ATGACCGTGGTGCTGGTGCACGGCCTCGAAGGCAGCCGGCAGGACTGGACGGCGGTCTCGGAGCTCCTCGCGCCGCACTTCCGGCTGGTCGCGCCGGAGCTGCCGTGGCACGCGGGCAACGACTACACCTGGCGAGCCGGTGGTACGCCGGGCCAATGGCTGGAGCGGGCGCTCTCGGCCGTCCCGGGCCCGATCAGCGCCGTCGTCGGCCACTCGTTCGGGGCGAACGCCACGCTGGAGCTGCTGAGCACGGGCCGCGCGTTCGAGCGGGTCGCCCTGCTGGCCCCGCTCTACCAACCGGCCGGCCTCCCGGTCGACGACGCCCTGCGGCACGAGACGCGCGAGGCGCTCGCTTCGGCCGTCCGCACGGGGCTGCGGCTGAAGCTGCGGACCAGGTCCCTCCGGCCGGACCTGCTGGGGGACATGCAGCGCAAGCTGGTCGACCACGTGCTCCCGCGCGCGTTTCCGTCGTTTTTCGAGTACCTGTGCGCGACGCGCGAACTCGACCTGTCCGGTGTGGACACCCGGACGCTGGTCCTCGCCGGCACCACCGACGTCTCCCTGCCCCCGGCCGGCGCCCGCGCCCTCGGCGAGGCGATGCCCGCGGCCCGGATCCGCCTGCGCGCGCACTACACGCACTTCTGCCACCAGGAGCAGGCCACGGAGGTCGCCGCGGAGCTGGCCGAGTTCCTCCGCGTCCCGGTGGGTCGCGAGTGA
- a CDS encoding beta-ketoacyl synthase N-terminal-like domain-containing protein, producing MIVTDWAAISPFGVSTADFATGVRSGAPAGDGPRTVPDFDARELLGKQASLSMTRSAALAAATCARLAAEDDVPARTGLVLATTTGSVQSILDVTRVSLTGKKPYRIPPSTILGAAINSAAGQTAIRHALKGPNTTLAAGRPSGLVALGYARRLLDAGRADTVIAGGVEEDSEARSRIDRLCGGKAPLVEGCAMLRLARTGPGLAEVVAVASLVAADGDSATAVRRAVGRVLAPGTPVWAALTSGTTGDPEFTVVADLCRPDVMLPAVTETLGESHAVSATFQLAAVLSHAAADPAAGRLALVTSVDPGGAVAAALLRLGAGR from the coding sequence GTGATCGTCACCGACTGGGCCGCGATCTCGCCGTTCGGGGTGTCCACAGCGGACTTCGCCACCGGCGTCCGGAGCGGTGCGCCGGCCGGCGACGGTCCCCGGACGGTCCCGGACTTCGACGCCCGCGAGCTCCTCGGCAAGCAGGCGTCCCTCAGCATGACGCGGTCCGCCGCCCTCGCCGCCGCGACGTGCGCGCGCCTGGCCGCCGAAGACGACGTCCCGGCGCGCACCGGGCTGGTGCTGGCCACGACCACGGGCAGCGTGCAGAGCATCCTCGACGTCACCCGCGTTTCGCTGACCGGCAAGAAGCCGTACCGCATCCCGCCGTCGACCATCCTCGGCGCGGCCATCAACAGCGCCGCGGGGCAGACCGCGATCCGGCACGCGCTGAAGGGGCCCAACACGACGCTGGCGGCGGGGCGGCCCTCGGGCCTGGTCGCCCTCGGCTACGCCCGCCGCCTGCTCGACGCGGGCCGGGCGGACACCGTCATCGCCGGCGGCGTCGAGGAGGATTCCGAGGCCAGGTCCCGGATCGACCGGCTGTGCGGCGGGAAGGCGCCGCTGGTCGAGGGGTGCGCGATGCTCCGGCTGGCGCGGACGGGCCCCGGTCTCGCCGAGGTCGTCGCCGTCGCGTCGCTCGTGGCCGCGGACGGCGACTCCGCCACGGCCGTACGCCGCGCGGTGGGGCGGGTGCTCGCACCCGGCACCCCGGTGTGGGCCGCCCTCACCTCCGGCACGACCGGCGACCCGGAGTTCACGGTCGTCGCCGACCTGTGCCGCCCGGACGTCATGCTGCCCGCGGTGACCGAAACCCTCGGCGAGTCGCACGCCGTGTCCGCGACCTTCCAGCTGGCGGCCGTGCTGAGCCACGCCGCGGCCGACCCCGCCGCCGGCCGGCTCGCCTTGGTGACTTCGGTGGATCCCGGCGGCGCGGTGGCGGCCGCGCTCCTGCGCCTGGGGGCGGGCCGATGA
- a CDS encoding beta-ketoacyl synthase, which translates to MTGPERVVVTGRGVVSSIGTGIGEFTEGLRSGRCAVGPVTAFDTTGFDHANACEVTDFVPERWITGPAGLGRASQFAVAAARMAVADAGLTDADLRERRGHIGVGTTNGEGPDLDRLSAQSVEGGLAAMDPALAGRVGADRLAAAVAGEFGLWDVETAVFTTACAAGNYAIGAGFDAIRAGDADFALAGGTDAVCRQSFASFYRLGIIAPDRCRPFDADRAGILNGEGSGMLLLESLTSARARGARVFAEVLGYGMNCDAEHPTQPDSAGVEACIELALRDAGVRTGDVDLISAHGTGTKSNDVTEAQAIRAVYGGRPPRTVGWKSMLGHTMGAAAALSAVACTVVLTEGFIPPTVNHRRTDPECAIDCVPNRSVPADVRVVQNNSFAFNGNNMIVVLARPEERP; encoded by the coding sequence ATGACCGGGCCGGAACGCGTCGTCGTCACCGGGCGCGGCGTGGTCTCCAGCATCGGCACCGGGATCGGCGAGTTCACCGAGGGCCTGCGCTCGGGGCGCTGCGCGGTCGGGCCCGTCACCGCGTTCGACACGACGGGGTTCGACCACGCGAACGCCTGCGAGGTCACGGATTTCGTGCCCGAGCGCTGGATCACCGGGCCGGCCGGGCTGGGCCGGGCGAGCCAGTTCGCCGTCGCGGCCGCCCGGATGGCGGTGGCGGACGCCGGGCTGACCGACGCGGACCTGCGGGAGCGCCGTGGCCACATCGGCGTCGGCACGACCAACGGCGAAGGCCCGGACCTCGACCGGCTCAGCGCCCAGTCGGTCGAGGGCGGCCTCGCGGCGATGGACCCGGCGCTGGCCGGGCGGGTCGGCGCGGACCGGCTGGCCGCCGCCGTCGCCGGCGAGTTCGGGCTGTGGGACGTGGAGACGGCGGTGTTCACGACCGCCTGCGCGGCCGGCAACTACGCGATCGGGGCCGGGTTCGACGCGATCCGGGCCGGGGACGCGGACTTCGCGCTCGCCGGCGGCACGGACGCGGTCTGCCGGCAGTCCTTCGCGTCGTTCTACCGGCTCGGCATCATCGCGCCGGACCGCTGCCGCCCCTTCGACGCCGACCGCGCGGGCATCCTCAACGGCGAGGGCTCGGGGATGCTGCTGCTGGAGAGCCTGACCTCCGCCCGCGCCCGGGGCGCGCGCGTCTTCGCGGAGGTCCTCGGGTACGGGATGAACTGCGACGCCGAGCACCCGACGCAACCGGACTCCGCCGGCGTCGAGGCGTGCATCGAACTGGCGTTGCGCGACGCCGGCGTGCGCACCGGGGACGTGGACCTCATCTCCGCGCACGGCACCGGGACCAAGTCCAACGACGTCACCGAAGCCCAGGCGATCCGGGCCGTCTACGGCGGCCGGCCGCCCCGGACGGTCGGCTGGAAGTCCATGCTGGGGCACACGATGGGCGCGGCGGCCGCCCTCAGCGCGGTCGCCTGCACGGTGGTGCTCACCGAGGGCTTCATCCCGCCGACCGTCAACCACCGCCGGACGGACCCGGAGTGCGCGATCGACTGCGTGCCCAACCGGTCGGTGCCGGCCGACGTGCGCGTGGTGCAGAACAACAGCTTCGCGTTCAACGGGAACAACATGATCGTCGTACTGGCCCGACCCGAGGAGCGGCCGTGA
- a CDS encoding acyl carrier protein encodes MPELTLEDHSRIKKIVCGVLEVDPDALTDTDGFEDHGIDSVKAIEIITILEDELDITIDLAELERITNLERVYEIVATAR; translated from the coding sequence ATGCCGGAGCTGACACTCGAAGACCACAGCCGGATCAAGAAGATCGTCTGCGGGGTGCTGGAGGTCGACCCCGATGCGCTGACCGACACCGACGGGTTCGAAGACCACGGGATCGACTCGGTGAAGGCCATCGAGATCATCACCATCCTCGAGGACGAGCTGGACATCACGATCGATCTGGCCGAGCTGGAGCGGATCACGAACCTCGAGCGCGTGTACGAGATCGTCGCCACGGCGCGATGA
- a CDS encoding acyl-CoA thioesterase, with translation MVKPSFTFKPRFYEIDGQGVMFNMWYLGYVDEAIDVFFVDQGLPYAEWRDLGFDVHVVHAELDWSAGVRARDFTEILVSTSRIGGKSFTLDFAFRRNGEIACTGCIVYAVVSTEGHGTIPLPGRLVEALGEVQSLRG, from the coding sequence ATGGTGAAGCCCAGTTTCACGTTCAAGCCGCGGTTCTACGAGATCGACGGCCAGGGCGTCATGTTCAACATGTGGTACCTCGGCTACGTCGACGAGGCGATCGACGTCTTCTTCGTCGACCAGGGCCTGCCCTACGCCGAATGGCGAGACCTGGGTTTCGACGTGCACGTGGTGCACGCGGAGCTCGACTGGAGCGCCGGCGTGCGGGCCCGCGACTTCACCGAAATCCTGGTCAGCACGTCCCGGATCGGCGGGAAGAGCTTCACCCTGGACTTCGCCTTCCGGCGGAACGGGGAGATCGCCTGCACCGGGTGCATCGTCTACGCCGTGGTCTCCACCGAAGGGCACGGCACCATCCCGCTTCCCGGCCGCCTGGTCGAAGCGCTCGGCGAGGTCCAGTCCCTGCGGGGCTGA
- a CDS encoding acyl-CoA dehydrogenase family protein: protein MSLPEDFEDILDAAHEIGPKLAALAPDVDARTGDIRETYDILREAGFLKLVVPKRYGGAGLGFEHYWQVLAALAAYNGPAALGLNMHNAVIGSMCDAADAPLPPMAENFRTWFFDEIVTGGKMFASASSEVGSGAKLMGLRTTYRPTEDGSGYVISGKKAFVSLARVADYYAVPARPEGSTDPGKISHFLVAREDAGVKFGEIYEMSAMYGTSTAGMSLDDVVVPAGRLFLGIEGMSLPKIIREPHWMIAGYTGAYLGICEAIVRFVVDAMAAAPGRADSAVVQRNLGWMSARLAAARALVFDAGRSIDADRGSIEANARVHAAKYVVGELGPDLIREAVSLCGSAAVSRGKALERLIREVQYCAVMPAKPDECLEYVGKAALGVNLYEEGAFSW, encoded by the coding sequence ATGAGCCTTCCCGAAGACTTCGAAGACATTCTCGACGCGGCCCACGAGATCGGGCCCAAGCTCGCCGCGCTCGCCCCGGACGTCGACGCGCGGACCGGTGACATCCGGGAAACCTACGACATCCTGCGCGAGGCCGGGTTCCTGAAGCTGGTGGTGCCGAAGCGGTACGGCGGAGCCGGGCTCGGGTTCGAGCACTACTGGCAGGTCCTGGCCGCCCTCGCCGCCTACAACGGGCCCGCGGCGCTGGGCCTCAACATGCACAACGCCGTCATCGGGAGCATGTGCGACGCCGCGGACGCCCCGCTGCCGCCGATGGCCGAGAACTTCCGCACCTGGTTCTTCGACGAGATCGTCACCGGCGGCAAGATGTTCGCCTCCGCCTCCTCGGAGGTGGGCAGCGGCGCGAAGCTGATGGGCCTGCGCACCACCTACCGGCCCACGGAGGACGGCAGCGGGTACGTCATCAGCGGCAAGAAGGCGTTCGTTTCGCTGGCGCGCGTCGCCGACTACTACGCCGTGCCGGCCCGGCCCGAGGGGAGCACGGACCCGGGCAAGATCTCGCACTTCCTCGTGGCGCGCGAGGACGCCGGCGTCAAGTTCGGCGAGATCTACGAGATGAGCGCGATGTACGGCACGAGCACGGCGGGCATGTCGCTCGACGACGTCGTGGTGCCGGCCGGGCGCCTGTTCCTCGGCATCGAGGGGATGTCGCTGCCGAAGATCATCCGCGAGCCGCACTGGATGATCGCCGGCTACACCGGCGCTTACCTGGGCATCTGCGAGGCCATCGTGCGGTTCGTGGTGGACGCGATGGCCGCGGCGCCCGGCCGCGCGGACTCGGCGGTGGTCCAGCGCAACCTCGGCTGGATGTCCGCCCGCCTGGCCGCGGCCCGCGCGCTCGTGTTCGACGCGGGCCGGTCGATCGACGCGGACCGGGGCAGCATCGAGGCCAACGCCCGGGTGCACGCCGCGAAGTACGTCGTCGGCGAGCTGGGGCCGGACCTCATCCGCGAGGCCGTTTCGCTGTGCGGGTCCGCGGCCGTGAGCCGGGGGAAGGCCCTGGAGCGGCTGATCCGGGAGGTCCAGTACTGCGCCGTGATGCCCGCGAAACCGGACGAATGCCTGGAGTACGTGGGCAAGGCGGCCCTCGGGGTCAACCTCTACGAGGAAGGCGCGTTCTCATGGTGA
- a CDS encoding amino acid adenylation domain-containing protein: MTGDNRKPARLDGLLAAAAKAHPARPALADGDRTWTYAELDAAVGELARRIEGAGVRPGDRIGVFAAKSAEAVLGIHAGLRAGAVVAPLDVRGPVARTRRMREQAGFSLLLTTPSALGAARAVAGAGEDHEPGELGHGLGWLRCEPAPPAGNSIGGGYVLFTSGSTGWPKGVLLSHENVAHFATWAAEEVGLVPTDRVGSQAALTFDLSTFDLFSTAAAGACVVLMPERIKAFPRDVAGWLTDNAVTVLYAVPSLYQELLERGGVRDGLPPSLRALLYAGEPFSPHALEQYLKLLDGKPAYNLYGPTETNVCTFTRVPPDWTAARELTVGGAVPGDVVDVFDESGRPTDGDGEICVAGATVFQGYLEAGELRDPSRRLRFRDGVVRRAYATGDLGTRTPDGRIRLRGRRDVQVKRRGYRIDLGELESVAAELPGIGAVAAVQKPGGEIWVYAAGSAADSDVLRHLGGHLPAYMLPDRVVRLAALPVNDRGKTDRLALAAAPPPELPTGDETRGSR, from the coding sequence ATGACGGGGGACAACCGGAAACCGGCCAGGCTCGACGGCCTGCTCGCCGCGGCCGCGAAAGCGCATCCGGCGCGGCCGGCTTTGGCCGACGGCGATCGCACGTGGACCTACGCGGAGCTCGACGCGGCCGTCGGGGAACTGGCGCGGCGCATCGAAGGGGCGGGAGTGCGCCCGGGCGACCGGATCGGCGTCTTCGCAGCCAAGTCGGCCGAGGCGGTCCTCGGCATCCACGCCGGCCTGCGGGCGGGCGCCGTGGTGGCCCCGCTCGACGTCCGCGGCCCGGTCGCCCGGACCCGCCGGATGCGGGAGCAGGCCGGGTTCTCGCTGCTGCTCACCACGCCGTCGGCGCTCGGCGCCGCCCGGGCGGTGGCCGGGGCGGGCGAGGACCACGAGCCGGGCGAACTCGGCCACGGCCTCGGCTGGCTGCGGTGCGAACCCGCCCCGCCGGCCGGGAACTCCATCGGAGGCGGGTACGTCCTGTTCACGTCGGGCAGCACCGGCTGGCCCAAGGGCGTCCTGCTCTCGCACGAAAACGTCGCCCACTTCGCGACGTGGGCGGCCGAAGAGGTCGGCCTGGTGCCCACGGACCGCGTGGGCTCGCAGGCGGCGCTGACGTTCGACCTGTCCACCTTCGACCTGTTCAGCACCGCCGCCGCGGGTGCCTGCGTGGTCCTGATGCCCGAGCGCATCAAGGCCTTCCCCCGCGACGTGGCCGGCTGGCTCACCGACAACGCGGTGACCGTGCTGTACGCCGTGCCGTCCCTGTACCAGGAGCTGCTCGAGCGAGGCGGCGTCCGCGACGGCCTCCCGCCTTCGCTGCGCGCCCTGCTCTACGCGGGCGAGCCCTTCTCGCCGCACGCGCTGGAGCAGTACCTCAAGCTCTTGGACGGCAAGCCCGCCTACAACCTCTACGGCCCGACCGAGACCAACGTCTGCACGTTCACCCGGGTGCCACCGGACTGGACCGCGGCGCGGGAGCTCACCGTGGGCGGTGCCGTCCCGGGCGACGTCGTGGACGTGTTCGACGAGTCCGGCCGGCCCACCGACGGCGACGGCGAGATCTGCGTGGCCGGCGCGACCGTGTTCCAGGGCTACCTGGAGGCGGGCGAGCTGCGCGACCCGAGCCGGCGGCTGCGGTTCCGCGACGGGGTCGTGCGCCGGGCGTACGCCACCGGCGACCTCGGCACCCGCACCCCCGACGGCCGGATCCGGCTGCGCGGCCGGCGCGACGTCCAGGTCAAGCGGCGCGGGTACCGCATCGACCTCGGCGAGCTCGAGAGCGTCGCCGCCGAGCTGCCCGGCATCGGCGCGGTCGCGGCCGTGCAGAAGCCCGGCGGCGAGATCTGGGTGTACGCCGCCGGTTCCGCCGCGGACTCCGACGTCCTGCGCCACCTGGGCGGGCACTTGCCGGCCTACATGCTTCCCGACCGGGTCGTCCGGCTGGCCGCGTTGCCGGTCAACGACCGCGGAAAGACCGACCGGCTGGCGCTCGCCGCGGCGCCGCCGCCCGAACTCCCCACCGGGGACGAGACGAGGGGATCACGATGA
- a CDS encoding ketosynthase, which translates to MSAPTVETTAHRLVAEAFLAPAGAGPDGAPGEPVKLPKVPGFVESSFSPLVRAVVARCLAGVTGGEPLGTEGARTALVLATTFGDAATADLGSKLLAAGQVANPLLFYQSVPTTILGVVARDFGITGPTMCFSARHDLRGEALDLVDLLLADGEVDQVLLVAADLGADVRARRVAGELAPLPLAESDTAVAFLFRRADPAAETTHSVVDGTQRPEFGALAGLVELYAAAVDHRNAAGDRILTVPLATAWGPRRLDVLLGDETGGVEEP; encoded by the coding sequence ATGAGCGCGCCGACGGTGGAGACCACCGCGCACCGGCTCGTCGCCGAAGCGTTCCTCGCGCCGGCGGGCGCCGGCCCGGACGGGGCGCCGGGCGAACCGGTGAAGCTGCCCAAGGTGCCGGGGTTCGTGGAGTCGAGCTTCAGCCCGCTGGTGCGGGCCGTGGTCGCGCGGTGCCTGGCCGGGGTCACCGGCGGCGAGCCGCTCGGTACCGAGGGCGCCCGGACCGCGCTCGTGCTCGCCACGACCTTCGGGGACGCGGCGACCGCCGACCTGGGCAGCAAGCTGCTGGCGGCCGGCCAGGTCGCGAACCCGCTGCTCTTCTACCAATCGGTGCCCACCACGATCCTCGGGGTCGTCGCACGCGACTTCGGGATCACCGGGCCGACGATGTGCTTCTCCGCCCGGCACGACCTGCGCGGCGAGGCCCTGGACCTGGTGGACCTGCTGCTGGCCGACGGCGAAGTCGACCAGGTGCTGCTGGTGGCCGCCGACCTCGGCGCCGACGTGCGGGCCCGGCGGGTCGCCGGGGAGCTGGCGCCGCTGCCGCTGGCCGAGTCCGACACGGCCGTCGCCTTCCTGTTCCGCCGGGCGGATCCGGCGGCCGAGACGACGCATTCCGTCGTCGACGGTACGCAGCGGCCGGAGTTCGGCGCGCTGGCCGGGCTGGTCGAGCTGTACGCGGCCGCGGTGGACCACCGCAACGCCGCGGGGGACCGGATCCTGACCGTCCCGCTGGCGACCGCGTGGGGCCCTCGCCGGCTGGATGTACTGCTGGGCGACGAAACCGGGGGAGTCGAGGAACCATGA
- a CDS encoding beta-ketoacyl synthase, with protein MVADSDVVITGYGVFTAFGFGEQALLDGVFQGRHGFGPVRRFDTGRFRCDTAATYTGAGPGYPGMHAESFSPPRQRDVLVACSSAAIAMSGLEPAKIGGAIVGSQGDYTPITAFWRSGTEPEEPVADSLPSHLSHALADRLGLGPYRSTFVNACVASADAVIHAARLIRAGRVDALLCAGAYLVEEELFAKFDSARAFAKDGIVRPFAKDRTGLLLGDGVAGLVLESGRSARARGAEVLARVAGWGITSDAFHVSRPHPQGRGTADAFRAALRTAKLDADRIDYVNVHGTGTASNDTAETAALHDVLGARAPKVAVSSTKSTTGHPLEGAGAVEAVITLLALRHGTVPPTANFTTPDPACDLDYVTDVPREVGMDYAVSLNSAFGGVNTAIVLERR; from the coding sequence ATGGTCGCCGACAGCGACGTCGTCATCACCGGGTACGGGGTGTTCACCGCCTTCGGGTTCGGCGAGCAGGCCCTGCTCGACGGGGTTTTCCAGGGCAGGCACGGGTTCGGGCCGGTGCGCCGGTTCGACACCGGGCGGTTCCGGTGCGACACCGCCGCCACCTACACGGGCGCGGGTCCCGGCTATCCGGGCATGCACGCGGAATCCTTCTCGCCGCCGCGGCAGCGCGACGTCCTCGTCGCCTGCTCGTCGGCAGCGATCGCCATGTCCGGGCTCGAACCCGCGAAGATCGGCGGTGCGATCGTCGGGAGCCAGGGGGACTACACCCCCATCACGGCGTTCTGGCGGTCCGGCACCGAGCCCGAAGAGCCGGTCGCGGACAGCCTGCCGAGCCACCTTTCGCACGCGCTGGCCGATCGGCTCGGCCTCGGGCCCTACCGGTCGACGTTCGTCAACGCGTGCGTCGCTTCGGCAGACGCAGTCATCCACGCCGCCCGGCTGATCCGGGCGGGCCGGGTCGACGCGTTGCTGTGCGCGGGCGCGTACCTGGTCGAGGAGGAGCTGTTCGCGAAGTTCGACTCGGCGCGGGCGTTCGCCAAGGACGGGATCGTCCGGCCCTTCGCCAAGGACCGCACCGGGCTGCTGCTGGGCGACGGCGTCGCCGGCCTCGTCCTCGAATCGGGCCGCAGCGCGCGGGCCCGCGGGGCCGAGGTGCTGGCGCGGGTCGCGGGGTGGGGCATCACGTCGGACGCGTTCCACGTCAGCCGCCCGCACCCGCAGGGGCGGGGGACCGCCGACGCCTTCCGGGCGGCCCTGCGCACGGCGAAGCTCGACGCCGACCGGATCGACTACGTCAACGTCCACGGCACCGGGACGGCGTCGAACGACACCGCCGAGACCGCCGCGCTCCACGACGTGCTGGGTGCCCGGGCGCCCAAGGTGGCCGTGAGCTCGACCAAGAGCACGACCGGGCACCCGCTCGAAGGGGCCGGGGCGGTCGAAGCCGTCATCACGCTGCTCGCCCTGCGGCACGGCACGGTCCCGCCGACGGCGAACTTCACCACGCCGGATCCGGCGTGCGACCTCGACTACGTGACCGACGTTCCGCGTGAGGTGGGGATGGACTACGCCGTGAGCCTGAACTCCGCGTTCGGCGGGGTCAACACCGCGATCGTGCTGGAGCGGCGATGA
- a CDS encoding acyl carrier protein, with the protein MSTTEEIAAFVKSVLEGFLDEDIEGAVGWDTPIGEGGLGVESIGLLEIVVHLEREYDVSLSDELIERMVTATFGGLVDEVHALVQDTQESERRVA; encoded by the coding sequence ATGTCCACCACAGAAGAGATCGCGGCGTTCGTCAAATCCGTGCTCGAGGGGTTTCTCGACGAGGACATCGAAGGCGCCGTCGGCTGGGACACGCCGATCGGCGAAGGCGGGCTGGGGGTCGAGTCGATCGGCCTCCTCGAAATCGTGGTGCACCTGGAACGGGAGTACGACGTCAGCCTTTCCGACGAGCTGATCGAGCGGATGGTCACGGCCACGTTCGGCGGGCTGGTCGACGAGGTGCACGCGCTCGTCCAAGACACCCAGGAAAGCGAAAGGCGCGTGGCCTGA
- the fabI gene encoding enoyl-ACP reductase FabI produces the protein MGILEGKRILVTGVLTNASIAFHVAKIAQQEGAQVVLTAYPRAALTERIAKRLPSGRDNPPPVVELDVTDPEQLRALEGKLREHVDGLDGVVHAIGAAPATALGGNFLKTPWEDVATAVHTSTYSLMSLTTACLPLLETGGSVVGLDFDATQAWPVYDWMGVAKAGLESCARYLCRYLGPNGIRVNLVAAGPLETVAATGIPGFHDVAASWTKQAPLGWDIGDPVPAARACVALLSDWFPGTTGEIVHVDGGVHAVGGVH, from the coding sequence ATGGGAATTCTCGAGGGAAAGCGGATCCTGGTCACCGGCGTTCTCACGAACGCCTCGATCGCCTTCCACGTGGCGAAGATCGCGCAGCAGGAGGGCGCGCAGGTCGTGCTGACCGCGTACCCCAGGGCGGCGCTGACCGAACGCATCGCCAAGCGGCTGCCGTCCGGCCGGGACAACCCGCCGCCGGTCGTCGAGCTCGACGTCACCGACCCCGAGCAGCTGCGGGCCCTCGAGGGCAAGCTCCGCGAGCACGTGGACGGCCTGGACGGCGTCGTGCACGCGATCGGGGCCGCCCCGGCGACGGCGCTGGGCGGCAACTTCCTCAAGACGCCGTGGGAAGACGTCGCGACCGCGGTGCACACGTCGACGTACTCGCTGATGTCGCTGACCACGGCCTGCCTGCCGCTGCTGGAAACGGGCGGCTCGGTGGTGGGACTGGACTTCGACGCCACGCAGGCCTGGCCGGTCTACGACTGGATGGGCGTGGCGAAGGCGGGGCTCGAGTCGTGCGCCCGGTACCTGTGCCGGTACCTGGGCCCGAACGGCATCCGCGTCAACCTGGTGGCGGCCGGGCCGCTCGAGACGGTCGCGGCCACCGGCATCCCGGGGTTCCACGACGTCGCCGCGTCGTGGACGAAGCAGGCCCCGCTGGGCTGGGACATCGGGGACCCGGTGCCCGCGGCGCGGGCGTGCGTGGCACTGCTGTCCGACTGGTTCCCGGGCACCACCGGGGAAATCGTGCACGTGGACGGCGGTGTGCACGCCGTGGGTGGCGTGCACTGA
- the fabG gene encoding 3-oxoacyl-ACP reductase FabG: MSRSVLVTGGNRGIGLAIAREMAAAGDSVAVTYRSGKPPEGVFGVECDVTSKTQVENAFRVIEKEQGPVEVLISNAGITRDKLVPLMKEEDFLAVLDTNLTAAFRVSKQALRGMTRKRAGRIVFVSSVVAFTGQPGQANYGASKAGLVGLARTLAREFARWNITVNVVAPGLVETDMTAALSDAVRAESLAKIPLARTAAPEEVAKLVRFLASPDAGYVTGAVVPVDGGLSMGL; encoded by the coding sequence ATGTCGAGATCCGTGCTGGTAACCGGCGGAAACCGGGGAATCGGCCTCGCCATCGCCAGAGAAATGGCCGCCGCCGGTGACTCCGTCGCAGTCACCTACCGTTCCGGAAAGCCTCCGGAGGGTGTTTTCGGTGTCGAATGCGATGTCACCAGCAAAACGCAGGTTGAGAACGCGTTCCGGGTGATCGAAAAGGAACAGGGTCCGGTGGAGGTCCTGATCTCCAACGCTGGAATCACCCGCGACAAGCTGGTTCCGCTGATGAAAGAGGAAGATTTCCTCGCGGTGCTCGACACCAATTTGACCGCCGCTTTCCGCGTGAGCAAGCAGGCACTCCGCGGCATGACCCGCAAGCGGGCGGGCCGGATCGTCTTCGTCTCCTCGGTGGTGGCCTTCACCGGCCAGCCGGGGCAGGCCAACTACGGTGCGTCGAAGGCCGGCCTGGTCGGCCTGGCCCGGACGCTCGCCCGCGAGTTCGCGCGGTGGAACATCACGGTGAACGTGGTCGCCCCCGGTCTCGTCGAGACGGACATGACCGCCGCGTTGAGCGACGCGGTCCGGGCGGAATCCCTGGCGAAGATCCCGCTGGCGCGGACCGCGGCTCCGGAAGAGGTGGCCAAGCTCGTCCGGTTCCTCGCGAGCCCGGACGCCGGCTACGTCACCGGTGCGGTCGTCCCCGTCGACGGCGGCCTCAGCATGGGCCTTTAG
- a CDS encoding MaoC family dehydratase N-terminal domain-containing protein gives MRGPLTSGDFFVDHPARHYAAVMALNPTAIGRSYAPAHHFSISREKIREFADAIGDPDPAYRDPAADVVAPPTFPAIFLQSAFEALAADPGLGLDRTRMVHGDQSFTYRRPLVAGDRVTATASITDITARRGVELLSVRYDVATTEGEPVLTATALLVFRLEDDRAEDAA, from the coding sequence GTGCGCGGGCCACTGACCAGCGGCGATTTCTTCGTCGACCACCCGGCGCGCCACTACGCTGCCGTCATGGCGCTGAACCCCACCGCGATCGGGCGCAGCTACGCGCCCGCGCACCATTTTTCGATCAGCCGGGAAAAGATCCGCGAGTTCGCCGACGCGATCGGCGATCCCGATCCCGCTTACCGCGACCCGGCCGCGGACGTCGTCGCACCGCCGACGTTCCCGGCCATCTTCCTGCAGAGCGCGTTCGAAGCCCTCGCCGCCGATCCCGGGCTCGGCCTCGACCGCACCCGGATGGTCCACGGGGACCAGTCCTTCACCTACCGGCGGCCGCTGGTCGCCGGCGACCGGGTGACCGCCACCGCGTCGATCACCGACATCACCGCCCGCCGCGGCGTCGAACTCCTGTCCGTGCGCTACGACGTCGCCACCACCGAGGGCGAGCCGGTGCTGACGGCCACCGCGCTGCTGGTGTTCCGGCTCGAAGACGACCGAGCGGAGGACGCGGCGTGA